In Algihabitans albus, the following are encoded in one genomic region:
- a CDS encoding aspartate kinase, whose amino-acid sequence MARIVMKFGGTSVADLDCIRNVARRVRCEVEAGHQVAVAVSAMAGETNKLVGWVREAAALADLREYDAVVSSGENVTAGLLALVLQADGVPARSWQGWQVPVITDAAHGSARIQRIETEELERRLAEGQVAVMAGFQGLEPERNRVTTLGRGGTDTSGVALAAALGAERCDIYTDVDGVYTSDPRIVAKARKLDKITYEEMLEMASLGAKVLQTRSVEMAMKHRVRVQVRSSFADTPGTLVVDEDEIVEQAVVSGVTYSRDEAKITLMGVPDRPGFAASIFGPLAEAAINVDMIVQSVSGDGERTDMTFTVTKQDLARAVHLLTEREAELGFGDLRQASDVVKVSVIGVGMRSHAGVAQKMFKTLAEKGINIQVISTSEIKVSVLISEAYTELALRSLHTAYGLDAA is encoded by the coding sequence ATGGCTCGGATCGTCATGAAATTCGGCGGCACTTCGGTTGCCGACTTGGACTGCATTCGCAATGTGGCGCGTCGCGTCCGCTGCGAGGTGGAAGCTGGCCACCAAGTCGCCGTCGCAGTCTCCGCCATGGCGGGGGAGACCAACAAGCTGGTGGGCTGGGTTCGCGAGGCCGCGGCGCTGGCTGACTTGCGCGAATATGACGCGGTGGTCTCTTCAGGTGAAAATGTCACGGCTGGCCTGCTGGCGCTTGTGCTCCAGGCGGATGGTGTCCCCGCCCGCTCCTGGCAGGGCTGGCAGGTGCCGGTGATCACCGATGCCGCGCATGGGTCCGCCCGTATCCAGCGTATCGAGACGGAAGAGTTGGAACGGCGTCTGGCCGAAGGGCAAGTTGCGGTGATGGCCGGTTTCCAGGGCTTGGAGCCTGAGCGCAACCGCGTCACCACGCTTGGTCGCGGCGGTACCGACACGTCGGGTGTGGCCTTGGCCGCGGCGCTGGGCGCCGAGCGTTGCGATATCTACACTGACGTCGACGGCGTCTACACAAGCGATCCGCGAATCGTCGCAAAGGCGCGTAAACTCGACAAGATCACTTACGAAGAAATGCTGGAAATGGCGTCTCTCGGAGCGAAGGTGCTTCAGACCCGCTCGGTCGAGATGGCCATGAAACACCGGGTCAGAGTGCAGGTCCGCTCCTCCTTCGCGGACACGCCCGGAACGCTGGTTGTAGACGAGGACGAAATTGTGGAACAGGCAGTGGTGAGCGGCGTCACCTACAGTCGCGACGAGGCGAAGATCACCTTGATGGGCGTTCCCGATCGACCTGGCTTCGCGGCCTCCATCTTTGGCCCCTTGGCGGAGGCTGCCATCAACGTCGATATGATCGTGCAGTCCGTGTCCGGCGACGGCGAGCGCACCGATATGACTTTCACCGTGACCAAACAGGACTTGGCGCGTGCCGTTCATCTTCTGACCGAACGGGAGGCCGAACTCGGGTTCGGCGACCTGCGGCAGGCTTCGGACGTCGTTAAGGTCTCGGTGATCGGTGTTGGTATGCGAAGCCATGCCGGCGTCGCGCAGAAGATGTTCAAGACGCTTGCCGAGAAAGGCATCAACATCCAGGTGATCTCGACCTCCGAGATCAAGGTCAGCGTGTTGATTTCCGAAGCCTACACCGAGCTGGCGTTGCGAAGTCTGCATACCGCTTACGGCCTGGACGCCGCCTGA